The genomic segment TACAGAGTTGTTGAGATGATATAAGGTTTGTAAAGAACCTAGTTAAATGCTTAGCACACAGTAGATGACATACATTAGTTTTTCCCCTTCCTCATTCTAAAAttggggttgtttccactttgtggctattataaataatgcggCTATGGAAATGTCTGTGCAGGTTTTTAtgtggatgtgttttcatttcccttgggtatatacctgggagtgaaattgctggatcatacaatAACTCTACATTTAACCATGTGAAAAAATACTAGactttttccaaagtggctgctccattttatattcctaccagcaTGTTATAAGAATTCcaattttctccacatcttcatcatTGCAGACATTGTAttaggtgtgaagtggtatcttgtggttttgatttgctttttcctgatgactaatagtactgagaatttttaaatgtgcttattggccatgtgtatttcttctttggagaaatgcctgttattttgctcattttaaagttGTCTTTTCATAATTgttatgagttctttatataagTCCCTCTaagatacaagtcccttatcacATTTataattggcaaatattttctcccattctgtaagctgTCTTCTCATTTCTTGATCGTGTCATTTCAAGCAAGTTTTTAGTTTTGATTAAGTCcagtttgtatattttcttttgttgcctatgcttttggtatATTTAAGAAATCCTTGCCTAATTCAAAGTCACAAAGATGTCTATAcagatttatgttttcttctaagagttttatagctttagctcttacatttaggtatttgatccattttatttttaaatatgatgtGAAGTAGGAATCAAATGTCATTCTTTTTGATGTAGATAATCCAATAAATCCAAAAGACAGTTGGTTCAAagactgttttgttttcctattgaattgtcttggcagTCTGGTTTAAAATCAATTGATCAGAAATGTGAGGGCTTATTTCTAAACTCTCAATTCTATGCCATTAATCTGTATTGACCTATAGATCTACCTTTATACCAGCACAACACATTCTtcattactgtagttttgtacaCTTAAAATCAGGAGAGTCAAAATTTTTCAAGATTCTTCTTAATAGTCTGTGTTCCTgaaatttccatatgaattttagaatcggCGAAGAAAGCAGCTGGAACTAATGGGAATTACATTTAACCTGTAGATCAGTTTGGGGAGTACTGTCATCTTGTCTTctgattcatgaacatggaatgtatttccatttatttagaggtgtacagaaatacaattgaggccaggtatggtggctcacacttgtaatcccagcactctgggaggctgaggtgggtggatcacttgaggccagaagttcatgactagcctggccaacatggcaaaatcccatctctattaaaaatacaaaaattagctgggcatggtaacacatgcctgttaatcccagctactcaggtggctgagacacaagaatcatgtgaacctgggaggtggaggttcccatGAGCCAAGGTGGGGCTACTACATCCCAGtctggaccacagagcaagactctgtctcaaaacaaacaaacacaaacaacaaacaaaaccaagGATCACTGCACATTGGTCTTGTattctgcaaccttgctgaactcactttatcagttttaatagttttccagtggattccttaggatttttgATACATACAATCTtgtcatctgcagagacaattttccttttaaatctggATGCCTCTCTAGAATTTTTCAGTTCTACCTAAATTAATGCAAGATTTAATATTTGGTGGCATCAAAGTCAATACTgcatagattcaaaataaaaggGGGAAGAGTGCtatagaaggaaaaaacaaaaagattaaaaaagaaatagcaggcaagtcccagctactcaggaggctgaggcaggagaatggcctgaacccaggaggcagaggttgcagtgagctgagatcatgccattgcactccaacatgggtaacaagagtgaaactccgtctcaaaaaaaaaagtaggcaagaAAACTAATTCCCACAGGATTATTAGTTAGCTACGTAATCCTGGGCTACTTTCTAATCTTTTTGGTTATACATTTGATTTTCCAAATCTTTCTCCAGTTTATATACCTGTGAACTTCTGGGGATACATAAGAAGTTACTTTGCTCAGTTTATTCAGCCATTACAAGCATGATTTTTACTAAATATGTTGacatcttctctccttttctatttttgtccCTCAAAAAGGAGATTAAGACTCCAAAAGTGGAAAAGCACACCAAAGGTATCCTCACAATGAAGGAGAATCTAATTCTTAGGAAGGAGAGTTAAAATCTAACTCTTAGGAAAGAGAACCTTGCGAGGCCTTCAAGGTAGAAGAGCACACTATAAAGGTATCCTCACATTGAGGGAGAATTTAACTCTTAGGAAAGAGAGTTACACCGGAAGACCTTGCAAGGCCTTGAAAGAATGCAGAGAATTATAAAGAATTGTCCTCTTGGGAACAAGCTggaatttaaataaatactttagaGGATTgtggaagaaaaagtaaaaccaagCAAACAGATGAAGCATTTACTCTGTCAAGTACTATACTAGTATTTTAAAACTACAATTAAGGAATAGTAAGGATAGAAGgatgacaaaaatatattttaaaaatatacattatctgaAGTTTTCAATCCAGAGGATCTTTTAAAACCAGTTTtaggtgacattttaaaaattacaattttgattAAAATGGCAACTGTTTCATGACATATAGAACCACACTAAATTTTTACCATACATTAACCAGATGCCTTCCCTCTGTCTCTGCTATTGTTGATAGCACTAAAATAATAAGTTATACTTAAGTGTTTTAAATTCCTTTCAAGTACTTTGGAATCTTAGTTTTAATCTCTGGCGTAAAGGAAGAGGACTATCCAAACAAGTACCAGAGTTGTTTTCTTTATGACATTGTAGAGAACTCAGAGAACTTTGTGCTGAATCTGGGAAACAGCTTTCTTCATTCTCAGCTGTTTTATAAGCTTTGACACACTGTTCAGTttctttaatatgtattttacgGCTACTCAACTTGTTGTGGCCACTTTCTTTGAACTGGGATGAATTATGCTTTTGAGAACTGTGCTTCATTCTTTGAGTTGTGTACTTAGCTTTTCCAAACACTGGAGTACTTTCTTCATCAGAGGAATGTCTGTCAAGGCAAACACTCTTCTTCATTAAAATTTTCTGAGTAGTTTGCCCACCAATTTTTCTACTATGATCTAATGCAGCATTTGGTGATCTAATTCTAACACTGCAGGTCTTTTCTGTTGTGTTATTGACAGAATAAGGTACAGAAGTATAGACTTTATAGTTTTCTTGAAGCAGCTCATCTTCTTTTAGAACTTTAGAGTCTCCAGATTCATTTTGCAAGGGAATTCCTGGAAGATCTTTTGAAAGATGTGATGCACAATCAGAACCACTGTTAGCAATACAACATTCTTTCACACTAAGTTTGGACAAAGTTTTTAGGTTGACATCTGGTTGAAGATTTTCCTGAGGATataatgattttataaatattcgTTCCTTTAAAGGCAAATCCTGAAGACATAAATCAGTAATGCCAGAAAGCAGATGCTCTTCAGGACTAATTGTATCAGAATCCTTTTCcaatactttatttatatttgcatCGTACCTTTCTGATTCACATGGCAGTTGTTCTGGGATATTTTCAAAGCCATCAGAGATAGCTGATAGCTCTGATTCAACTTCTGATTTTAAACCTTGAGAGAAAGTATTCCCTTGAATCACTGGAGAATTACTAAAAGAAGTACCTTCCCAGTCAATGGTGCTCAAGTGGAGATCAGTAATCACGGATATATTATGACACGAGGTCCCAGGTTGACTAGATTCTGAAATTAGAGACTTAGTGACAGCCTTAATTTGCTGTATAGCCAAAGGTCTTGGAGAAGACATGAATTGCTCTTGTGCATTCGAATATGGAGCATTTTTAGGTAAAAGCAAGCTATGCAATGAGGCAGAAATAGATTCCTGTGTTAATTTAAGTTCAGGTGAAATTCCCAAATTTAACTTGGAACTCTGCTTATGAAAGATTTCACTTGTGGGTTTTAAAGTCATGTGTGACTGAAAGCTCATTACATCATCTGGTTCTGGCAAATTGTTTTCtttaggcttaatacctgaaaagaaaagaaaaaaatatatatatatatatatatttccaacatttattttgctttaacttgggtaaaaaaaaacagttcagaTGAAAAATCTATATGAacagtttttgccttttttttgtctcactgtattcctataaatattatataatatttcccTCTGAAAACAATGTTATAATTTAGTTGTTTTCCTCACTGAGTtctgggaaaaaaggaaaatgtatttaaaacccCAAGTATGCTATACACAGTAGTTGCTCAATAATTGGTCAGTATAACTATCATTATTAACACTTGGCTAATTTAGTAGACAgaacagaatgatttatttctggcttttcagctttaaaagaaaagtaCCTGAAGACAAGGAGGAATTCAGTTCTTGACTCTTGATTTTATAGATTCTTCAGTATACTTTAGACAGAATAGATTCAAACAGAAGAGGTGACTCCTATAACATGTGCATGTGGCATAAATAGCTATCAAACCCAAAACTTAcgtttttgtttcttccttttaatttctaatttttgtttttggtaaataGCAACGATCTCAGGGTAGGCTGCTTCAAACAATGCTTCTTCTTCAGTTGTTAGTAGGGCAAATTCTCCATGTTGTTTATCTTCCATCACATAgtgttctaaaatattaaaaatacagcaaAGCATCCTTAATTACAcattcaaaaaaaatcagtatttccaTGTAATTACGTTTACCAAGTAAAGTAAGTTATTCACAAATGGAATATTCATTGCAAATCTTGCTTTATAACACCTATATTCTAACAATCCATTGATAGCagtacaaaatttatttattcatgttttgcCTGGTAAGAGCTGGAAGGAGATTCTttctaaattagaattttaaatccTCTTTATTCCAGAGATGGTAGCAGCAGCTGAAAGAATACTTTGCTTAGAAAAGGTTGGTTGGTTTAATTCAGTTAAATAAGTGttaaaattccaggtaagaataaaataatttcctaaaaCTCAACATCAGCTTTCTTTACTTCTGAAACCAACAAAATTGAAAGGGTCATCAAAAGTATTACTACtttccaggctgggcgcagtggctcacgcctgtaatcccagcacttttggaggccaaggggggtagAACAcccaaggtcaggtgttcgagaccagcctggctaacatggtgaagctccatctctacaaaaaatataaaaattagccagctgtggtggcaggtgcctacaattccagctacttgggagactgaggcagcagaatcacttgaactcaggaggcaaaggtggcagtgagttgagatggtaccagtgcactctccagcctgggcaacagagcgagactccgtctcaaaaaaaaacaaaaaaacaagtattaCTACTTTCCAGATTGTTGTTTCAGAGGGTATCACTGTCTCAAGCCCAATCTAACTGGACTTACAagcaattaataaatgaaaataaaaatgttcatatgtAAATTTATAATACAGTGTATATATAAACAATACACTAGattcttatgtttattttagatGTGGGCAAAACCACAAAATAAgccaaattataaagaaatactgataagtttaaagaagaaacaaagtaaGTGATCTTAAACTAGCTTGAGGTACATTTTCTCCCATAATAGCTCCCACAAGGATCAGTGAAAATGGGGTATCTGATCCTCAGTTCTTGACAGGACAGATGCATTGCCAAACTGAATTAATATCATGTTCTTTCCTGAAAATATACTAGTTGGTGTAACTGTTCctaaatacttttgaaaattattcagcATTCTATTTTCCCCTAATTGCTTGGAATGGTTTATCTAATTGtttataatttcattcttttaacgtTACCTACAGCTTAAACTTTCACTGGACAAATCTATTCTCTCAAATATGATCATACAATCTAATTTCAAAGCTAAACAGAAATCAACTTggtgtcatttttcattttaaagtatctgtGTTTCACTATCTCCAGTTTGGGAGTTAATTCAGAGTTCACTGTATTTCTGTCTAtagcaaaaataagaataatctgACAATAAAAAATTCCCAGTGAAAACTAAGCAGGGtaataaaaggaaaggaagtgtACCCCAGAGGCTATTTTACCAATCTTAACTTTTTCAGATGTAATATACATGAAATTGAATGACCAGATTATTTGTAAAAGcatttatttgagaaatatcAACAAACTATTTCAGTAGTACTTCCTTTAATATtacaaaagaaatgtgaaattaaaacATTACAATAAAATCAAAGTTTATCATATTTACTATTAGAACCTATCTAAAATAACACAGGCAAACTATGAAATCAATCTGTGGTGCATGTAATAggtttcatctttatttttcacaCACATGTTGAATACATATACAATATTTACTAGACATACATGGTCAAATGTTATAAATTGAGCATTTTGCTTAAAGTGAATACATACCaggtttttcccattctatttcaAAACAATGAACTCCATTTCTGATTCGGGTCTTaacaattctgaaaaacaaattcacTTAATGAAGTATTAATTGcataagttatttgaaaattttcaatttgTAAACTGAATAatttccatagatttttttttccagttaaaaatattttaaggaattacTGCCTAGTTATTCCTTTGACtagatatttaaaagataatattgtTAGGTACATAGAGTTTATTATTGTTAGATCTTCTAGGTAGGTTGTTCCTTCCCTTATTAGTCAATGTTCCTCATCTCCACaataatgatttttgttttaaagtttgttaTATTACTTTGATAAGTACAATATTTGCCTACTAAGCCTTCttaaatctctttattttcaagCTCTGTATTATTCTACATGTACCTTATAAGCTGAATATTGctgaattttatttacttatccaATATAATCTGTCTTTAAATAGGTGAGGTTAATCTGCTTACATTATTTGTGATTACTGATATAACTGCTGGATTCATTCATGCATCTTATTTTGTGTTTCCTGTCACGAGCTTTTTCTTTGCTACTTCCACTTTCCTTCTTCCAGTATGCTTTTAGTTCGATAGTTtgactttcttattttaattgtGCTGGTTTGAAAGGTATTTTATTTCTAGCAGGTACTCTTAAGTGTTTGAATGCATCCTTTGGAATTTTTGGCTTATCATCATCAGCATCATGTATTAATCATTAAacattatacaaatatttatatacattttttttctagtcaGTTTATTAAATTATCCAAATATATTTCAATCAATTCCTGAGCTGACCACTGTTTCTTGTAATTTACATCTTCcctttgtgttcatttttttgttgttaaagtaTATCCTTTAACAACACTTAAAAACAATcattatgttttgtttgttctgttttgagtcttgctctatttgcccaggctggagtgcagtggtgccatctcagctcactgtaacctctgcctcttgagttcaagagattcttgtgcctcagcctcccaggtagatgggattacgatgcccagctaatgttttatatttgtagtgggcggggggggggtttgctatcttggccagactggtctagaatCCCTGgtctcacgtgatccacctgtcttggcctcccaaagtgatgggattacaggggtgagccaccatcccagctCTTTAACAGCACTTTTAAGGAAGGTTTATGAGTGGTAAACTCTCTTAGTCTTCATATGCTTAAAAATGCTTTTCCTATGAATAATGTTTTAATGATTTCAAggttgtaaattatttttacttggtACTTTGAAACGTCACTCCTGCATCTTCTGGCATCTTATTACTGTTATCAAAGATGTGTGCTACCAGATGGTTTACCTTTTTTCTTCGCTATTTCCGAacaaattttattctgaaaaatgtCAAACTttcataaaagttataaaaatagtaCAATGGATACTCACATACTTGTACTGAGAttcaattgttaacattttaccacatttgctttctctATTTGCAAGTTAGTTGCAAACATGTCTCATGGCACATCACCCCTAAATACTACAGCCTATCTATGTAGAGTATTTTCCTACATTGCCACAAACAACAATCACACTCTGAAAGTTTAACACTGATACAATATACAGACCATATTCAAATTTCCCCAATTGTCCTAAAAAAAAAGGTCCTTTAAGACTTAAAAACAATTCAGAATTCAGTCAGGATCATAACATTTTTCTCAAATTGTgctgtctcttttattttaatccaGAAactctctatttttttgttttagttttgaagAGTCCAGAATAATAGCTCCACAGAATGTTCCTCACTTGGATTCATTAGATTGTTTCCTCATAATTAGATtcagattacatttttttttttttttgagacatggtctcactctctcacccaggttggagtgcagtggtgcaatctcagctcattgtaacctccacctcccaggctcaagcaatcctcccaactcagccttccaagtagctgggatcacaggtgctctccaccacgcctggctaattttttgtatttttggaagagttgggtcttgaactcctgagctcagtcaatccaccggcctcagcctcccaaagtgctgggattacaggtgtgagccaccatgccctgcctagaTCGAACTTTTTCGGCAAAAATATTATATGATAATGTGGTATCTTTCTCAGTTTAACATATTAGAAAGCACATGATATCAGTATATTGTCCTTTTATTGGTAATGAATCATTTGGTTAAACTGATGTCCACTGGATGTCTCCATTTATGAAgatatcttttttcctttgtaattaatcTGTAGAGTGGTATTTGAGATTGTATCTATCCTTTCTCTCCAGCAATCTTTCATCTAATGGTTTTAACATCCATTGATGATTGCTGCCTGATTGGTTTGGTACTTTTTAACATATTCCTTTTATCCTTGATGTCTGCAATATGCCTTGGGTATTTTATCTATTGTGCTTTAATTTGGAGTATAACTTTATCTGTCTTAAATTTTGGAAAACTCTCAGAGATGATTTCTTCAAAAATTGAAAACCTTTTCTTTTATTAGCTTCTAGGAATTAATTAAAAACTACTcttaagcatttttcatatgagaGTCTTTGAGATTATTTCTGTGTGATTTGATTAGTGCTGTCTTCCAAATCACTAATTCTTTTTGACCAAGTTCAGCCTAGagtcccctttattgttttttatttcagcaaCTATTTTTAAGCTAATTGTTCACTTTTAATATCCATCTATTTACACACACTTTTGTAATTTTGTCTTCTGTTGCTTATAAAAATATGTCTTCATCTTTCTGAGGACTCTAGCATTCTGAAAGGCTAACTACCCCCAAGCCCTGTAACAAAACCTTTGTCAGACagctttaaaacttttaatttaatcTGAAGTGAATTCATGATCCaactgttgatttttaaaatattacatttcttcatatgttaaattttcttcttcagttcttttacattttatctgTCTTCACTTCTATCTCTCTAATCTTTTTTGAGTAATTTCCAGTAGGCTTTCTGGCCTTCAGGCAGCATTTGGTTAGTTTTTTATTGTCTACCGCACCCTCTAATCTCCTAATAGAAACAGAGAAATTACACCCTAGCCACTGGGTTTCAAGAAATAAGCCTGACTCCATCAACATCTTGCACTTTTGgtccctgttttattttttacattgcaGAGATTTACCTCCTGGCTGATACTGCTGCTTCTAGGCTTAAGGCTCTGCCAAACCAGTTTTAGTTCCCACATTCCCTTTACATTTTTGTTCCTTTCCTGGTCCATTGAAATAGCTGTTTTATAAAGCCTAGCTATATCCTttcatgtttgtttctctttataaTCTATTATTACTATGCATTTGAAGTAGAAAAGTATGATCAAGCATgacttactatgttgtccagactgtaAGTCCTGAATAAGTTTTTAATATTCCAAGAGGCCTTTCCTCCACCTTTACAAAAACGAGCTTAaaggtattaaaaatattttaattataagagATTCAAGTGAAAACACAGTCTTCACCATTCAGCTCTTTACATTACCGAATTGGCTGTAGTTGATTAGAGTGCCTTCTACCAAGCTTTCTTTCTATCATGTCATAACGGGTCAAAAGTACCAGCAACTTCTCACATGCATAATGATTGGGCCACTCCATTTTTTCAAGAGTAAATCtctgtaaatataataaaaataaaacaatattttgttaTCTCTTGGAGAAATATAGCACTAGCAGGTGATATTAATAATTTTCCTTTAGAATTAACATTAATTAAAGTAGCATCGATGAGAATAttctgagaaaaaagaatgagcctCCTAAAAAAGAATCATTATTAAGAAAGAATCATTATTGCATAATGATTAAGAGTGAGGACTCTCGATTTGAATGCCAGGATGGTATTTCTTAGATGCTGGGTAACTTACTTaacctctcagcctcagttttacCATCTATAATGTGAAAATATTATAAACCCAGCTCACAGATTATAAAGATTGAGATTACATGTAATGTGTTAAACAGCAAATTTAAATGTCTAATAACTGTTGGCTGCCATTATCAATGTGGCTGTCATTATTAATACTTGTTAAGTACCCAGCAGTTATAATTTATTGAGCCCATCTGTGTCCCTAGCCACTCTATTAGgagttattataaataatctcatttaactCTCATGGTGACTTCAAGAGATaagaatattatttctattttgagaaTAATACATATCTAGGGTTACACAGTAAACAGAATATGGTTCAAATTTAAATTTAGGTCATTCATTTCAGATCTCAATTTTGGGAAAAGAATAACATACTTGATCTTGACATTCTCTGGTTATTAGACCCTCTTCCCCCAAAATAACCCTGGATGTAATATATCCATATATGCTAATTAAGGCATCCTCTCAAATAGCATAACTGTACTTCATCTTACAGTGTGCCAAGTATGGCCACTTTATGGGCAATGAGAGATTagaaataaatgctgaaaaaatGTAAGAGCTGCCTGTTTTACTTTTAAACCTCCTTCAGACCAATCACAGTGAATATCTGTTCCTGTCTTTCCAGCATATAACTTCATATGGTAaagcaataatttattttcagatacCTGAAACAATAACAAATCAGGTCTTTGGTACCTGATAACCTTCACCAATTTATCCTTGTTTAAAAGGAATTCTTGAATAACctagcaagaaaaaagaaaatgagaatcgAGACCTCAACTTTTAAGAAAGTTTCTAAAATATAGTTGAATTACTGGATATTACCTCATGGAAGGGAAATCCCTCACAACCGCAggctttcctgaaaaaaaaaaaattatatacgtATTATTACTATAATCAGACAATTTTGGACTGTGAAATTATCTCAGCCAATCTCCTcccatttaataaatgtgaaTGTATAGTATCTCAAACAGTCAAGCTTCTCTTTGAATAACTATTACATTACTATCTCCTGAGTTAgctaaatttttcaaaagaaatcagaaaaaactTTTGTTAAACATGTGACTAATCTAGACACGTGGAGAAAGATTATGTGGAAATAATTCAACTTAAGAAATGTGCATGGGTCATACCAGGAAAAAgcataggttttttttaaaaacttactttttaatattGTTCTCTACTTCGCTGAGTTGCCTATCATGTTCTGTACGGTGCCACTCACAAGGGCAGCAGTATTCATAATCATGTGGCTCacaatatttattacttttacatAATCTACAACCATTACGTTCGTGATCTTTAGGTGAACCTTTATGGagacccaaaaaacaaaaagaatatgttttgctttttagaattACTTTCTACATACATTCTTTTTGCCTGTATCCAAATTTTCAAAAACTAATATTGCCTAGTGCACTACCTAGCAGATAGAAGGGTTTCAATACTTTTAGGTTGAATAGAGTAACAGACACCATAgtaattcttgggctcaagcagatCTTGAGCTATTACTATCACATGACactttagaaaaaattattcaaaaattattcttctgtatttttagtagagaaatacaaaaattagctgggcatggtggtgtgcgcctgtagtcccagctactccggaggctgaggcaggagaattgcctgaacccaggaggtggaggttgtggtgagccgagatcacgctattgcactccagcctgggtaacaagagcgaaactgtatctcaaaacaaaaaaaaccccgaaaaacaaaaattattcttcTATCTGAAAGTGTTAATTAGACACTTGAAATTGTACATTTACAATAATCAGC from the Callithrix jacchus isolate 240 chromosome 14, calJac240_pri, whole genome shotgun sequence genome contains:
- the GEN1 gene encoding flap endonuclease GEN homolog 1 isoform X1, whose protein sequence is MGVNDLWQILEPVKQHIPLHNLGGQILAVDLSLWVCEAQTVKKMMGSVMKPHLRNLFFRISYLTQMDVKLVFVMEGEPPKLKADVISKRNQTRYGFSGKSWSQKTGRSHFKSVLRECLDMLECLGIPWVQAAGEAEAMCAYLNAVGRVDGCLTNDGDTFLYGAQTVYRNFTMNTKDPHVDCYKMSSIKSKLGLDRDALVGLAILLGCDYLPKGVPGVGKEQALKLIQILKGQSLLQRFNRWNETSCNSSPEPLVTKKLAHCSICSHPGSPKDHERNGCRLCKSNKYCEPHDYEYCCPCEWHRTEHDRQLSEVENNIKKKACGCEGFPFHEVIQEFLLNKDKLVKVIRYQRPDLLLFQRFTLEKMEWPNHYACEKLLVLLTRYDMIERKLGRRHSNQLQPIRIVKTRIRNGVHCFEIEWEKPEHYVMEDKQHGEFALLTTEEEALFEAAYPEIVAIYQKQKLEIKRKKQKRIKPKENNLPEPDDVMSFQSHMTLKPTSEIFHKQSSKLNLGISPELKLTQESISASLHSLLLPKNAPYSNAQEQFMSSPRPLAIQQIKAVTKSLISESSQPGTSCHNISVITDLHLSTIDWEGTSFSNSPVIQGNTFSQGLKSEVESELSAISDGFENIPEQLPCESERYDANINKVLEKDSDTISPEEHLLSGITDLCLQDLPLKERIFIKSLYPQENLQPDVNLKTLSKLSVKECCIANSGSDCASHLSKDLPGIPLQNESGDSKVLKEDELLQENYKVYTSVPYSVNNTTEKTCSVRIRSPNAALDHSRKIGGQTTQKILMKKSVCLDRHSSDEESTPVFGKAKYTTQRMKHSSQKHNSSQFKESGHNKLSSRKIHIKETEQCVKAYKTAENEESCFPDSAQSSLSSLQCHKENNSGTCLDSPLPLRQRLKLRFQST
- the GEN1 gene encoding flap endonuclease GEN homolog 1 isoform X2, which translates into the protein MLECLGIPWVQAAGEAEAMCAYLNAVGRVDGCLTNDGDTFLYGAQTVYRNFTMNTKDPHVDCYKMSSIKSKLGLDRDALVGLAILLGCDYLPKGVPGVGKEQALKLIQILKGQSLLQRFNRWNETSCNSSPEPLVTKKLAHCSICSHPGSPKDHERNGCRLCKSNKYCEPHDYEYCCPCEWHRTEHDRQLSEVENNIKKKACGCEGFPFHEVIQEFLLNKDKLVKVIRYQRPDLLLFQRFTLEKMEWPNHYACEKLLVLLTRYDMIERKLGRRHSNQLQPIRIVKTRIRNGVHCFEIEWEKPEHYVMEDKQHGEFALLTTEEEALFEAAYPEIVAIYQKQKLEIKRKKQKRIKPKENNLPEPDDVMSFQSHMTLKPTSEIFHKQSSKLNLGISPELKLTQESISASLHSLLLPKNAPYSNAQEQFMSSPRPLAIQQIKAVTKSLISESSQPGTSCHNISVITDLHLSTIDWEGTSFSNSPVIQGNTFSQGLKSEVESELSAISDGFENIPEQLPCESERYDANINKVLEKDSDTISPEEHLLSGITDLCLQDLPLKERIFIKSLYPQENLQPDVNLKTLSKLSVKECCIANSGSDCASHLSKDLPGIPLQNESGDSKVLKEDELLQENYKVYTSVPYSVNNTTEKTCSVRIRSPNAALDHSRKIGGQTTQKILMKKSVCLDRHSSDEESTPVFGKAKYTTQRMKHSSQKHNSSQFKESGHNKLSSRKIHIKETEQCVKAYKTAENEESCFPDSAQSSLSSLQCHKENNSGTCLDSPLPLRQRLKLRFQST